A stretch of Brassica napus cultivar Da-Ae chromosome C6, Da-Ae, whole genome shotgun sequence DNA encodes these proteins:
- the LOC106350454 gene encoding uncharacterized protein LOC106350454: MTLNAMLNSPARLAQPHLHPDKINGALWFGIDPCVNSFIRATWQAYYMGPWKSWRKVPDERRESWWQTFVQNFYWDPEFNDLVYGLWKKETWTTIGERISKKKRQQKKPKYINEADWTLLLEHWATDAAKKKSKKAAKSRKSDPMVASGTNERPSFTDIVRATHTRPDGTFVDYRAEELVTQAELEATQLSNTYRSPGSPSASSTPSRLKISKAYLKNARGKRGHVYGLDSAQYREQAPSSRVPNGLSRNLELEMRVGGLETSLQSVKQDVSEMKQDVSEMKQDFASTRDAINQLLQMLRPPQAPTEQTSAHPQAPTPQP; the protein is encoded by the exons ATGACTCTCAATGCCATGCTCAATTCACCTGCTAGGCTAGCACAGCCTCATCTCCATCCAGATAAAATCAATGGAGCTTTATG GTTTGGTATTGACCCATGTGTCAACTCTTTCATTCGGGCAACTTGGCAAGCATACTACATGGGGCCTTGGAAGAGTTGGAGGAAGGTTCCTGATGAaaggagggaatcatggtggcAAACGTTTGTG cAAAATTTCTATTGGGACCCTGAGTTTAATGACTTAGTCTACGGTCTTTGGAAGAAAGAAACGTGGACAACCATTGGTGAAAGGATAAGCAAGAAGAAGAGGCAACAGAAGAAGCCAAAGTACATCAATGAAGCTGACTGGACTCTCCTGTTGGAGCATTGGGCGACCGATGCAGCTAAAAAGAAGAGCAAGAAGGCTGCAAAATCTCGCAAGTCTGATCCT ATGGTGGCTTCTGGTACTAATGAGAGGCCATCATTCACTGACATAGTCAGGGCGACACACACCAGACCAGATGGGACTTTTGTCGACTACCGTGCTGAAGAGCTGGTTACTCAAGCCGAGCTGGAAGCCACACAGCTCTCTAACACTTACAGATCACCCGGGAGTCCAAGTGCATCATCTACTCCTTCTCGCCTCAAGATAAGCAAAGCTTATCTAAAG AATGCTAGGGGTAAGAGGGGGCATGTTTATGGACTCGACAGTGCCCAATACAGAGAGCAAGCACCTTCTTCACGCGTCCCTAATGGTCTTTCCCGCAACCTGGAGCTGGAGATGCGTGTGGGAGGTCTTGAGACAAGCCTCCAAAGTGTGAAGCAGGATGTATCCGAGATGAAGCAGGATGTATCCGAGATGAAGCAGGACTTTGCATCAACAAGAGATGCAATCAATCAGCTCCTCCAAATGCTTCGTCCCCCACAAGCACCCACTGAACAGACTTCTGCTCATCCCCAAGCCCCAACTCCTCAGCCTTAA